In the genome of bacterium, one region contains:
- a CDS encoding tetratricopeptide repeat protein — MPKEKVDRKRLLKEPDEFISTSMRLMGWLRRNSRWVTAGAVLVVVCGVAFWGWRVYQSRIEAQAQDLFSQAYGLYARAMEENQTAVSQDLLGRAAERFQAIIKQFPDTTAGWMARVYRGRACYGLGKYPEAIEEFEAALASLPSSGDGTMRAVALHGLGLALQAKGDWDRAVRVFSSLKETASGSFGRVAELELAKCYEKQGNAKEALSLYRSLLGTLNEPLQREMIQAQVARLSQSLKE, encoded by the coding sequence ATGCCCAAGGAAAAGGTTGACAGAAAGAGGCTTCTCAAGGAGCCGGACGAATTCATAAGCACCAGCATGAGGCTCATGGGCTGGCTGCGCAGAAACAGCCGCTGGGTGACAGCCGGGGCCGTGTTGGTGGTGGTATGCGGGGTAGCATTTTGGGGGTGGAGAGTATACCAGTCCCGCATAGAGGCTCAGGCCCAGGATCTGTTTAGCCAGGCTTATGGCCTGTATGCCAGGGCCATGGAAGAGAACCAGACGGCTGTTTCCCAGGACTTACTGGGTAGGGCAGCCGAGAGATTTCAGGCTATCATAAAACAGTTTCCCGATACCACTGCGGGATGGATGGCAAGGGTCTACCGCGGCAGGGCCTGCTATGGATTGGGAAAGTACCCGGAAGCCATTGAGGAATTCGAGGCAGCCCTGGCATCTCTTCCTTCCTCGGGCGACGGAACCATGAGGGCCGTTGCCCTCCATGGTTTGGGATTGGCACTACAGGCAAAGGGAGATTGGGATAGGGCCGTTAGGGTGTTCAGCAGTCTCAAAGAGACCGCCTCAGGAAGCTTCGGCCGTGTGGCCGAGCTGGAGCTGGCCAAGTGCTATGAGAAACAAGGTAATGCCAAGGAAGCCCTTTCCCTTTACAGGTCCCTTCTGGGCACCCTGAACGAGCCACTCCAAAGAGAGATGATCCAGGCCCAGGTGGCCAGGCTGTCCCAGAGCCTCAAGGAGTAG
- a CDS encoding NUDIX hydrolase — protein MSLKRELVCPRCGEKVLVYRNPFPTVDVIIRCKSPGGQEGIILVERHNPPLGWALPGGFVDYGETLEQAAVREAMEETGLELRALRQFHAYSDPSRDPRQHNISVVFLAEAQGIPKAGDDAARCGVFPLDSLPGPLAFDHSNILADYLRYLSTGMLP, from the coding sequence ATGAGCCTGAAAAGGGAGCTTGTATGCCCCAGGTGCGGGGAAAAAGTGCTCGTGTACAGGAATCCATTTCCCACCGTGGACGTGATAATTCGTTGTAAGAGTCCTGGAGGCCAGGAGGGAATAATCCTGGTGGAAAGACACAACCCCCCCTTGGGTTGGGCTCTGCCGGGCGGCTTTGTGGATTATGGAGAGACCCTGGAGCAGGCTGCGGTGAGAGAGGCCATGGAGGAGACCGGGTTGGAGCTAAGGGCTCTCAGGCAATTCCACGCCTATTCAGATCCCTCCAGGGATCCCAGACAGCACAACATATCCGTGGTTTTTCTGGCCGAGGCCCAGGGAATACCCAAGGCCGGAGATGATGCAGCTCGCTGCGGAGTTTTTCCCCTGGACTCCCTTCCCGGACCTCTGGCTTTTGACCATTCCAATATCTTGGCTGACTACCTGCGCTATCTCTCCACAGGGATGCTTCCATGA
- a CDS encoding phage holin family protein — protein MKGLMMRWAISALGLLLTAAVLPGIRIGGVFSAFVAAAVLGIFNALLRPVILVLTLPINILTLGLFTLVINGLMLQLVGSVIKGVEIDGLGWAVLGSLILGIINWGASAFIGDRGKVEVIELRKSRDGTWQI, from the coding sequence GTGAAAGGGCTCATGATGCGTTGGGCCATCAGCGCCTTAGGACTATTGCTGACAGCCGCAGTGCTTCCCGGAATAAGGATCGGAGGGGTCTTCTCCGCCTTTGTGGCAGCGGCAGTGCTGGGTATATTCAATGCCTTGCTGCGGCCGGTGATTCTGGTGTTGACCCTTCCCATCAATATCCTCACCTTAGGGCTTTTTACTCTGGTCATCAACGGTCTTATGCTGCAACTGGTGGGCTCTGTGATCAAGGGAGTGGAGATAGACGGCTTGGGTTGGGCGGTCTTGGGTTCCTTGATCCTGGGGATCATCAACTGGGGGGCCAGCGCTTTCATAGGAGACAGGGGTAAGGTGGAGGTTATCGAATTGAGAAAAAGCAGGGATGGAACTTGGCAGATCTGA
- a CDS encoding archease, which translates to MAGKCFSYGERAVGTFTFLDHTGDVGFAVRGRSLEELFQNAAKALFSVITDRRRIRRRIKESINISAPELESLLVQWLGELLFLFDARGLLFSDFRFETLENHLLHAMAWGEPYEQGRHVIKTGIKAVTYHQIKVEKRRGLWRARIILDI; encoded by the coding sequence ATGGCTGGTAAATGCTTTTCATATGGGGAAAGGGCTGTGGGCACCTTCACTTTTTTGGATCATACTGGCGATGTGGGCTTTGCGGTGAGGGGAAGAAGCCTCGAAGAACTCTTCCAAAACGCTGCCAAGGCTCTTTTTTCCGTTATCACAGACAGAAGGCGGATCAGGAGACGCATCAAGGAAAGCATCAATATTTCGGCTCCGGAGCTGGAGTCCTTGCTTGTGCAGTGGCTGGGAGAGCTGCTCTTTCTGTTTGATGCCAGAGGGCTTCTCTTCAGTGATTTCCGGTTTGAGACCCTGGAGAACCACCTGCTGCATGCAATGGCCTGGGGTGAACCCTATGAGCAAGGCCGCCATGTGATAAAGACCGGCATCAAGGCCGTCACCTACCACCAGATAAAGGTGGAGAAACGCAGAGGGCTTTGGAGGGCAAGGATCATTCTGGACATATGA
- a CDS encoding nodulation protein NfeD: protein MKKSLLVRAFWVGLLFLAWTLSMGELFAQKGSGPVIVLHVDSVINPVTAEFIDENVKRAASRDAALVVVQLDTPGGLDTAMREIVKSILNSPVPVAVYVAPSGARAASAGVFITLAADVAAMAPGTNIGAAHPVAMGGKDMGDEMAKKVENDAVAYIQSIAARRNRNAQWAEQAVRKSVSIPAEEALRLDVIDLVAKDLDDLLAQLQGGTLMRDSGEMKLDVKGRPVEHVEMGWRQRILNALSNPNVAYILLMIGLAGLYFELAHPGSIFPGVIGGISLILAFYALHTLPINYAGVMLILLSIVFFIAELKVSSYGLLTLAGVVSLTLGSIMLFNAPGAYQKLAWKVLIPTVLAVSGFFAVVATLAFKAYMRKPVAGSRGMIGEKGSAMSRIAPRGRVFVHGEIWDAMSEEPIEEGQRVEVTGIQGLTLQVRRAEE from the coding sequence ATGAAGAAAAGTCTACTAGTTAGAGCCTTTTGGGTTGGTTTGCTCTTCTTGGCATGGACTTTGTCCATGGGTGAGCTATTTGCCCAGAAGGGTTCGGGACCGGTGATAGTGCTTCATGTGGATAGCGTGATCAATCCTGTGACCGCCGAGTTCATAGATGAAAACGTCAAAAGGGCGGCATCCAGGGATGCGGCCTTGGTGGTGGTGCAGTTGGACACACCTGGTGGTCTGGATACTGCCATGAGGGAGATAGTGAAGAGCATCCTCAACAGTCCTGTGCCTGTGGCTGTATATGTGGCTCCCTCAGGAGCGAGGGCAGCCTCGGCAGGGGTTTTCATAACGCTGGCAGCTGATGTGGCTGCCATGGCCCCTGGTACCAATATAGGGGCTGCACATCCCGTGGCCATGGGTGGCAAGGACATGGGTGACGAGATGGCCAAAAAGGTGGAAAACGATGCCGTGGCCTACATCCAGAGCATAGCTGCCAGGAGGAATCGAAATGCTCAGTGGGCCGAGCAGGCCGTCAGAAAAAGCGTTTCTATACCGGCTGAAGAGGCTCTGAGGCTGGATGTCATAGATTTGGTGGCAAAGGACCTGGATGACCTTCTGGCTCAGCTCCAGGGCGGAACTCTCATGAGAGACTCTGGAGAGATGAAACTGGATGTGAAAGGCAGGCCTGTGGAGCACGTGGAGATGGGCTGGCGTCAAAGGATCTTAAACGCCCTGAGCAATCCCAATGTGGCCTATATCCTCCTCATGATCGGACTGGCAGGACTTTACTTCGAGCTGGCTCATCCAGGCTCCATTTTCCCTGGTGTGATAGGCGGAATATCCTTGATCCTGGCCTTTTATGCCTTGCACACCTTGCCCATAAATTACGCAGGGGTGATGCTGATTTTGTTGAGCATAGTTTTCTTCATAGCAGAGCTCAAGGTAAGCAGTTACGGACTGTTGACCTTGGCCGGAGTTGTCTCCCTGACCCTTGGCTCCATCATGCTTTTCAATGCTCCTGGGGCTTACCAGAAACTGGCCTGGAAGGTGCTGATACCTACTGTTTTGGCTGTGTCTGGGTTTTTTGCTGTTGTGGCCACCTTGGCCTTCAAGGCCTATATGAGAAAACCCGTTGCCGGAAGCAGGGGCATGATAGGAGAGAAGGGCAGTGCCATGAGCCGGATTGCACCCAGGGGGAGAGTTTTTGTGCATGGGGAAATCTGGGATGCTATGAGTGAAGAGCCCATAGAGGAAGGCCAGCGGGTGGAGGTAACAGGCATCCAGGGCTTGACCCTACAGGTGCGCAGGGCAGAAGAATAG
- a CDS encoding uracil-DNA glycosylase, with translation MPGMLGKEGLVELVEILTQVGSRLRIRAGFSDGRLPSSVARALENLLKDSKPDKEDGASLQQVALDVQECKACALHKHRKKVVVGEGDPRAELVFVGEGPGEEEDLQGRPFVGAAGQLLDKIIKAMGLARQEVFICNVVKCRPPANRTPRPEEVEACSPFLFRQLRAIRPKVICALGTVAAQALLCTSEPIGRLRGSFRQWEGIAVMPTFHPSYLLRNPHRKRDVWEDMKEILGLLGRKIPLRSG, from the coding sequence ATGCCCGGGATGCTGGGGAAAGAGGGCTTAGTGGAGCTGGTGGAGATCCTGACTCAGGTGGGATCCAGGCTTAGAATCAGAGCCGGGTTTTCAGACGGGAGGCTTCCTTCATCGGTGGCCAGGGCTCTGGAGAATCTGCTCAAGGATTCAAAGCCGGACAAAGAAGATGGCGCAAGCCTACAGCAGGTGGCCCTGGATGTCCAGGAATGCAAGGCTTGTGCCTTACACAAGCATCGCAAGAAGGTGGTGGTGGGAGAGGGCGATCCAAGGGCTGAGCTGGTTTTTGTGGGGGAAGGCCCTGGGGAGGAAGAGGATCTGCAAGGAAGGCCCTTTGTGGGTGCGGCCGGGCAGCTCCTAGACAAGATCATAAAGGCCATGGGTCTTGCCCGCCAGGAGGTTTTCATATGCAATGTGGTCAAGTGTAGACCTCCTGCCAACCGAACGCCCAGGCCAGAAGAGGTGGAAGCCTGTTCGCCTTTTCTCTTCAGACAGCTCAGAGCCATACGCCCCAAGGTCATATGTGCTTTGGGCACTGTTGCGGCCCAGGCCCTGTTGTGTACTTCAGAGCCCATAGGAAGGCTGAGGGGCAGTTTCCGACAATGGGAGGGTATAGCTGTGATGCCCACTTTCCATCCCTCATACCTTCTTCGCAATCCGCACAGGAAGAGGGATGTGTGGGAGGACATGAAAGAGATCCTGGGGCTCTTGGGCCGCAAGATTCCTCTTCGCTCCGGTTAG
- the xerD gene encoding site-specific tyrosine recombinase XerD → MELMVDGFLNHLALERGFSSNTLEAYSRDLLRFLEHVEKAGITGWDQLKPTHVQLYLAWLHEKGLGPRSTARSLAALRSFFKYLVREKLLVSNPTTPVSSPRLGRPLPKAMSREEVERLMAAVQGKAPLKLRDQAILELLYGAGIRIGELVGLDIPQVSLVTGTLVVRGKGEKERVVPLGEYAMEAIKVYLERGRPELCKSRSSQALFVNSGGKRISRQGVWKMLKACAKKAGIPRAVSPHMLRHSFATHLLEGGADLRAIQELLGHSDISTTQIYTHVARARLKEIHRRYHPRGR, encoded by the coding sequence ATGGAGTTGATGGTGGATGGTTTTCTAAACCATCTGGCCCTGGAGAGGGGTTTCTCTAGTAACACCCTGGAGGCATACAGCCGTGATCTGCTAAGATTCCTGGAGCATGTTGAAAAGGCAGGCATTACGGGATGGGATCAGCTCAAGCCCACCCACGTTCAACTTTACCTTGCCTGGCTCCACGAAAAGGGCCTCGGCCCGAGAAGCACTGCCAGGAGCCTTGCTGCCCTGAGGTCTTTCTTCAAATACCTGGTGAGGGAGAAGCTCCTGGTCTCAAACCCTACCACACCGGTCTCTTCCCCCAGACTGGGCCGTCCTTTGCCCAAGGCCATGAGCCGTGAGGAGGTGGAAAGGCTCATGGCTGCGGTGCAGGGAAAGGCTCCCCTCAAGTTGAGAGATCAGGCCATATTGGAGCTTCTCTACGGCGCAGGAATACGCATAGGCGAGCTGGTGGGGCTGGATATTCCCCAGGTAAGCTTGGTCACGGGAACCCTGGTGGTGCGGGGAAAGGGGGAGAAGGAAAGAGTGGTGCCCCTCGGGGAATATGCCATGGAGGCCATCAAGGTGTACCTGGAGAGAGGCAGGCCCGAGCTTTGCAAGTCCCGATCCTCGCAAGCTCTTTTCGTAAACTCTGGGGGTAAACGCATCAGTAGACAGGGAGTATGGAAAATGCTCAAAGCTTGTGCCAAGAAGGCCGGGATCCCCAGGGCGGTTAGCCCTCACATGCTTCGGCATTCCTTTGCCACCCATCTGCTGGAGGGGGGGGCAGATCTGAGGGCCATTCAGGAGTTACTAGGTCATTCGGACATCTCCACCACCCAGATCTATACCCATGTGGCCAGGGCCAGACTCAAGGAGATTCACCGGCGCTACCATCCGAGGGGGAGGTAA
- the yidD gene encoding membrane protein insertion efficiency factor YidD, producing the protein MKALRMMISLGTLMMLFLGASLAWAARDAMGAPPEELRKRLPCAPQTGQQNMAEAPFRFLKDVISRVDGPRCSMYPTDTQFALEAARKHGMVVGLLFLVDRLFHEWSESKKAPLIMIHGKERFYDPLDANDFWLSTCMGPGNPASYGSEQ; encoded by the coding sequence TTGAAAGCCTTGAGAATGATGATCAGCCTGGGCACCTTGATGATGCTTTTCTTGGGTGCCTCTTTGGCCTGGGCCGCCAGGGATGCTATGGGGGCTCCACCAGAAGAGCTTCGAAAAAGACTCCCTTGTGCGCCGCAGACAGGGCAGCAGAATATGGCAGAGGCTCCCTTTAGATTTCTCAAGGATGTGATATCCAGGGTAGATGGTCCCAGGTGTTCCATGTATCCCACAGACACCCAGTTCGCCCTGGAGGCTGCCCGAAAGCACGGGATGGTTGTGGGGCTTCTGTTTCTTGTGGACAGGCTGTTTCATGAGTGGTCCGAGTCCAAGAAAGCACCCTTGATAATGATCCATGGAAAAGAGCGGTTTTACGATCCATTGGATGCCAACGATTTCTGGCTTTCCACATGCATGGGGCCAGGGAATCCTGCCTCTTACGGTAGCGAGCAATGA
- the mutS gene encoding DNA mismatch repair protein MutS: MERMTPMFQQYLEIKEKHKDAIVFYRMGDFYEMFFEDAELASRILEIALTSRDRDKDSGVPMCGVPYHSAASYIARLVQQGHKVAICEQMEDPSQAKGLVRRQVVRVVTPGLVVDPDALVSQENNHLMGVYPQEDAYGVAVLDVSTGEFRVTELSGEKTLLSEGERIRPRELLLPQGCEGSEELALCLRTWNPVLVTYRTPSEFSKERAISLLCSHFKVQSLEGFGCGGMNAGIVAAGAVLSYAMETQGEQLPHVRNLKPYILTEHMVLDEWTRRNLELFENLQDRSRKNTLLHVLERTMTPMGARALRRWLAYPLTDLERIEQRLDSVEELFKGNGLREKLRKALGQIQDLERLAARISLGVANARDLVCLKDSLKALPTLKETLEGTKSSILSEIQQCLDPLEDVVQWVERTLVENPPLSFKEGGLIRQGVHPELDEWMRIGRDNKQYIAAMEERERLKTGISGLRIGYNRVFGYYLEVSRSQTRLVPPDYIRKQTLVNAERYINEELKQYELKVLEAEQRRAALEQQIFEELRERVAGQVERIQQAAQQVAQLDCLASLAQVAVENRYVRPRLDKGNGLRIRDGRHPVLESISMGERFVPNDLELDGTSTRMIVLTGPNMAGKSTYLRQVALIVLMAQAGSFVPASEASIGLVDRIFTRVGASDNLARGQSTFMVEMTETAQILHNATARSLIILDEVGRGTGTRDGLSIAWAVAEYILENPQLRSRTLFATHYHELTELALTKEGVRNVHMAVKEWNDRVIFLRRVVEGGTNRSYGIQVARLAGLPPQVLERAKEILSNLEKEELDELGRPRLARTRSRSRSSRVDPRQISLFGAHISEDGRIKEELRKLDLDTLTPLEALNLLHRWKRTLQ, from the coding sequence ATGGAAAGAATGACTCCCATGTTCCAGCAGTATTTGGAGATAAAGGAGAAGCACAAAGATGCCATTGTCTTTTACCGCATGGGAGATTTCTATGAGATGTTCTTCGAAGATGCAGAGCTGGCCTCCAGGATCCTGGAGATAGCCCTGACCAGTAGGGACCGGGACAAGGACTCCGGGGTGCCCATGTGCGGAGTGCCTTACCACTCGGCTGCTTCATACATAGCCAGGCTGGTGCAGCAGGGACATAAGGTGGCCATATGCGAGCAAATGGAAGATCCCAGCCAGGCAAAGGGGTTGGTCAGGAGACAGGTGGTGCGGGTGGTCACCCCAGGGCTGGTGGTGGATCCCGACGCTCTGGTATCCCAGGAGAACAACCATCTCATGGGAGTTTACCCCCAAGAAGATGCTTATGGAGTGGCGGTTCTGGATGTCTCCACAGGGGAGTTTAGGGTCACCGAGTTGTCAGGCGAAAAGACGCTCCTGTCAGAAGGGGAGAGGATAAGGCCGAGGGAACTGTTGCTACCACAAGGATGTGAGGGGAGCGAGGAGCTGGCCTTATGTCTGCGCACATGGAACCCTGTTCTTGTCACTTACCGGACCCCAAGTGAGTTTTCCAAAGAGAGGGCCATTTCCTTGCTTTGTTCTCACTTTAAGGTTCAGTCCCTGGAGGGCTTTGGTTGTGGTGGCATGAATGCAGGCATAGTGGCTGCCGGGGCGGTGCTTTCCTATGCCATGGAAACCCAGGGGGAGCAACTTCCCCATGTGAGAAACCTGAAACCATACATCCTGACTGAGCACATGGTGCTGGATGAGTGGACCAGGAGGAATCTGGAACTCTTCGAGAACCTCCAAGACCGCTCGCGAAAGAACACCTTGCTCCATGTGCTGGAGCGAACCATGACCCCCATGGGAGCCAGAGCCCTCAGAAGATGGCTGGCCTATCCTTTGACGGATCTGGAAAGAATAGAGCAAAGGCTGGACTCTGTGGAGGAGCTTTTTAAGGGAAACGGGCTCAGGGAGAAATTACGCAAGGCTTTGGGGCAGATACAGGACCTGGAAAGGCTTGCGGCTAGGATCTCTCTGGGTGTGGCCAATGCCAGGGACTTGGTTTGTCTCAAGGACTCTCTCAAGGCTCTTCCAACTTTGAAGGAAACCCTCGAGGGCACCAAAAGCTCCATCTTGTCTGAAATCCAGCAGTGCTTAGACCCCCTGGAGGACGTGGTGCAGTGGGTGGAGCGCACCCTGGTAGAGAATCCTCCCCTCTCATTTAAGGAAGGGGGTCTGATCAGGCAGGGCGTTCACCCAGAGCTGGACGAATGGATGAGAATAGGCAGAGACAACAAGCAATACATAGCCGCCATGGAGGAGAGGGAGAGACTCAAGACCGGCATATCGGGTCTGCGCATAGGTTACAACAGAGTCTTCGGATACTACCTGGAGGTGAGCAGGTCTCAGACCAGGCTAGTGCCGCCTGATTACATCCGCAAACAGACCCTGGTCAATGCCGAGCGGTACATCAACGAAGAGTTGAAACAGTATGAACTCAAGGTGCTGGAGGCAGAGCAGAGAAGGGCGGCCCTGGAGCAGCAAATTTTCGAGGAGCTCAGGGAGCGGGTGGCAGGCCAGGTGGAAAGGATACAGCAGGCTGCCCAACAAGTGGCCCAGCTGGATTGTCTGGCCAGCCTGGCACAGGTGGCAGTGGAAAACCGCTATGTGAGACCTCGGCTGGACAAGGGCAATGGCCTTAGGATCCGCGACGGGCGTCACCCGGTCTTGGAAAGCATCTCCATGGGTGAGAGATTTGTGCCCAATGATCTCGAGCTGGACGGGACCTCCACCCGCATGATCGTGCTCACAGGGCCCAACATGGCTGGCAAGTCAACCTACTTGAGACAGGTGGCTCTCATAGTGCTCATGGCTCAGGCCGGCTCTTTTGTGCCTGCTTCGGAGGCCTCCATAGGGCTTGTGGACAGGATATTTACCAGGGTGGGAGCCAGCGACAACCTTGCCAGGGGTCAGTCCACTTTCATGGTGGAAATGACCGAGACAGCCCAGATCCTCCATAATGCCACTGCCCGAAGCCTCATAATCCTGGATGAAGTGGGCAGGGGAACCGGCACCAGGGACGGGCTTTCCATAGCTTGGGCCGTTGCTGAGTACATCTTGGAAAACCCCCAGTTGAGATCCAGGACTCTTTTTGCCACCCACTATCACGAACTGACAGAGCTGGCCCTCACCAAGGAAGGAGTGCGCAACGTTCACATGGCAGTCAAAGAATGGAATGACCGTGTAATATTCCTTCGCAGGGTGGTGGAAGGGGGAACCAACCGCTCCTATGGCATCCAGGTGGCAAGGCTGGCAGGTCTACCTCCGCAGGTATTGGAAAGGGCCAAGGAGATCCTGTCCAACCTGGAAAAAGAGGAACTGGATGAGCTGGGCCGTCCCAGATTGGCCAGGACTCGTAGCAGGTCAAGGTCTTCAAGGGTGGATCCCAGGCAGATAAGCCTCTTCGGGGCACATATCAGTGAAGATGGCCGCATAAAAGAGGAACTCCGCAAGCTGGATTTGGACACCCTCACCCCCCTTGAGGCCCTAAACCTGCTCCACAGGTGGAAAAGGACTCTTCAGTGA
- a CDS encoding slipin family protein gives MSFTLLILVVLGVMLLASAIKIVKEYEQAVIFRLGKYIGRLKGPGIIFLWPVIDKMERKVDLRVVTLDVPPQDVITRDNVSVKVNAVVYYRVMDPNKAVIQVENYHLATSQKAQTTLRSVLGEVELDELLAHREKINERLQGILDRETDPWGIKVSSVEVKHVDLPQEMQRAMARQAEAERERRSKVINAEGEFQAAQKLVEAATMISKTPVALQLRFLQTLTEVAAENNSTIVFPIPIDLVQHLIPLRQPGSRENQIQGEAK, from the coding sequence ATGTCTTTTACGCTTTTGATCCTGGTGGTCCTGGGAGTGATGTTGCTGGCATCAGCCATCAAGATAGTCAAAGAGTACGAGCAGGCCGTGATCTTTCGTCTGGGCAAGTACATAGGCCGTCTAAAAGGTCCGGGCATCATATTCTTGTGGCCGGTGATAGATAAAATGGAGCGAAAGGTGGATCTCAGGGTGGTGACTCTGGATGTGCCCCCCCAGGACGTTATCACCAGAGACAATGTCTCGGTTAAGGTCAATGCCGTGGTGTACTACAGGGTAATGGATCCCAACAAGGCTGTGATCCAGGTGGAAAACTACCACCTGGCCACCTCTCAAAAGGCCCAGACCACCTTGAGAAGTGTCCTGGGAGAAGTGGAGCTGGACGAGCTTCTGGCCCACAGAGAGAAGATAAACGAAAGGCTCCAGGGCATACTGGACAGGGAGACCGACCCATGGGGGATAAAGGTCTCCTCAGTGGAGGTGAAACACGTGGATCTCCCCCAGGAGATGCAGCGGGCCATGGCCAGGCAGGCCGAGGCAGAAAGAGAGAGGCGCTCCAAGGTAATCAATGCCGAAGGAGAGTTCCAGGCGGCCCAGAAGCTGGTGGAAGCAGCGACCATGATCTCCAAGACTCCTGTGGCTCTTCAACTGCGTTTTTTGCAGACCCTCACCGAGGTGGCTGCCGAGAACAATTCCACCATTGTGTTCCCCATTCCCATTGATCTGGTTCAGCATCTCATACCCTTAAGACAGCCTGGTTCCAGGGAGAATCAGATTCAAGGGGAGGCCAAGTGA
- the coaBC gene encoding bifunctional phosphopantothenoylcysteine decarboxylase/phosphopantothenate--cysteine ligase CoaBC: MMVKLQQRNVLLGVTGGIAAYKALELLRLLVKEGARVWTIMSRAATEFVGPLSFQALSGNPVRTEMFSHTQESQIQHIALADLAHVVVVAPATANFVAKMAHGLADDMLSTTVLAVRCPVVVCPAMNVNMYEHPATQRNMEILKQRGVWLVEPEEGELACGWEGRGRLADLDAIVETIKAALSPQDLTQERVLVTAGPTWESMDPVRFISNRSSGKMGFAIARVARRRGAAVTLVSGPTGLKPPPGVGFVQVESASQMMDAVMEKMQEATVVVKAAAVADYKPEEFQEHKIKKDQEKWSLSLTKTADILAQLGQRKGNRILVGFAAETRSLLENAKDKLARKNLDWIVANDVTKPGSGFGVETNQVVIMGRDGTIEELPQISKEEVAWAILDKVVHTIRARKQK, translated from the coding sequence ATGATGGTCAAGCTGCAGCAGCGCAATGTTCTCCTGGGTGTAACCGGCGGCATTGCCGCGTACAAGGCCTTGGAACTCCTCAGGCTTCTGGTGAAGGAGGGGGCCAGAGTCTGGACCATCATGAGCCGGGCTGCCACGGAGTTCGTGGGGCCTCTGAGCTTTCAAGCCTTATCGGGTAATCCGGTGCGCACCGAGATGTTCTCCCACACCCAGGAAAGCCAAATCCAGCACATAGCCCTGGCAGATCTGGCACATGTGGTGGTGGTGGCTCCGGCTACGGCCAACTTTGTGGCCAAGATGGCCCATGGTCTGGCCGACGACATGCTGAGCACCACCGTGCTGGCCGTGCGATGTCCGGTGGTTGTATGCCCTGCCATGAACGTGAACATGTACGAGCATCCGGCCACCCAGAGAAACATGGAAATACTCAAGCAAAGGGGGGTTTGGCTAGTAGAACCCGAGGAAGGAGAGCTGGCCTGTGGGTGGGAGGGAAGAGGAAGGCTCGCGGATCTGGATGCCATAGTCGAGACCATCAAGGCGGCTTTGAGCCCACAGGACCTGACTCAGGAGAGAGTGCTGGTGACTGCCGGTCCCACCTGGGAATCAATGGATCCCGTCAGGTTCATCTCCAACCGTTCCTCAGGAAAGATGGGTTTTGCCATAGCCAGGGTGGCCAGGCGAAGGGGAGCAGCCGTTACCTTGGTGAGCGGGCCCACAGGGCTGAAGCCACCCCCTGGGGTAGGTTTTGTGCAGGTAGAGTCAGCATCACAGATGATGGATGCTGTGATGGAAAAAATGCAGGAGGCCACTGTGGTGGTGAAAGCTGCGGCAGTTGCAGATTATAAGCCAGAGGAGTTCCAGGAACATAAGATCAAGAAAGATCAAGAGAAGTGGAGCTTATCTTTGACCAAGACCGCAGATATTTTGGCCCAGCTGGGCCAAAGAAAAGGTAACAGGATCCTGGTGGGTTTTGCGGCTGAGACCCGTTCTCTCCTGGAAAATGCCAAGGATAAGCTTGCAAGAAAGAACCTGGATTGGATAGTGGCAAATGACGTCACCAAGCCAGGCTCGGGCTTTGGAGTAGAGACCAACCAGGTAGTAATCATGGGTAGGGACGGCACCATTGAGGAATTACCTCAGATCTCCAAGGAAGAAGTGGCTTGGGCTATACTGGATAAGGTGGTACACACAATAAGGGCTCGAAAACAAAAATAG